From Acidothermus cellulolyticus 11B, a single genomic window includes:
- the cofD gene encoding 2-phospho-L-lactate transferase, whose translation MPDGGNPRAADDRAPERPAGAAPATPDDGRLRVVVLAGGVGGARFTRGLRAALAPEADRAARVPTHAPRAVPDLHAPRAATNPQAPRTGLTTQAEITVIGNTGDDITLHGLRICPDLDTVMYTLGGVVHEGQGWGRANETFTVREELAAYGAGAPWFTLGDRDLATHLLRTQWLAEGRSLSDVTAALTARWHLGVRLLPMSDDPVETHVELPGFRELVHFQEWWIRLHADPVPIRFVAVGAEHARPAPGVLEAIAAADAVLLAPSNPVVSIGTILAVPGIREALIATPAPVVGVSPIIGGAPVRGMADVCLTAIGVATTAEAVAAWYGPELLDGWLVDTADAATRVPGIEVRARPLLMTDVRAAAAIAADALDLARQIAARRAKTEPRGR comes from the coding sequence AGACGGCGGAAATCCGCGCGCGGCGGACGACAGAGCGCCGGAAAGGCCGGCCGGTGCGGCTCCGGCAACGCCGGACGACGGCCGGCTCCGCGTCGTCGTCCTGGCCGGCGGCGTAGGTGGCGCCAGATTCACCCGGGGGCTGCGGGCGGCACTGGCCCCCGAAGCCGACCGCGCAGCACGCGTCCCCACCCATGCGCCCCGCGCCGTCCCCGACCTCCATGCGCCCCGCGCCGCTACAAACCCCCAGGCACCTCGCACCGGCCTCACCACCCAAGCCGAGATCACCGTGATCGGCAACACCGGCGACGACATCACCCTGCATGGCCTGCGGATCTGCCCCGACCTGGACACCGTGATGTACACGCTGGGCGGCGTGGTGCACGAGGGTCAGGGGTGGGGTCGGGCCAATGAGACCTTCACGGTGCGCGAGGAGCTGGCGGCGTACGGCGCCGGCGCTCCCTGGTTCACCCTCGGCGATCGCGATCTTGCCACGCATCTGCTGCGCACCCAGTGGCTTGCCGAAGGCCGGTCATTGTCCGACGTGACCGCGGCGTTGACGGCTCGCTGGCACCTCGGGGTACGGCTCCTGCCGATGTCGGACGATCCGGTGGAGACGCACGTGGAGCTGCCCGGCTTCCGGGAGCTCGTGCACTTCCAGGAGTGGTGGATACGGCTGCACGCGGATCCCGTACCGATCCGGTTCGTCGCGGTCGGGGCCGAGCACGCCCGGCCCGCCCCCGGAGTCCTCGAAGCGATCGCCGCCGCGGACGCCGTCCTGCTCGCACCGTCGAACCCGGTGGTGAGCATCGGCACGATCCTGGCCGTGCCCGGTATCCGGGAGGCGCTGATCGCGACGCCCGCGCCGGTGGTCGGCGTCTCACCGATCATCGGCGGTGCACCGGTCCGCGGCATGGCGGACGTGTGCTTGACCGCCATTGGTGTGGCGACGACGGCCGAGGCGGTCGCGGCGTGGTACGGCCCGGAATTGCTTGACGGCTGGCTGGTCGACACCGCGGACGCCGCAACGCGCGTCCCGGGCATCGAGGTGCGGGCCCGGCCGCTGCTGATGACCGACGTCCGGGCGGCGGCGGCGATCGCGGCCGACGCGCTCGACCTCGCTCGGCAGATCGCGGCGCGCCGGGCTAAGACCGAGCCCCGAGGTCGGTGA